A window of the Rhodospirillales bacterium genome harbors these coding sequences:
- a CDS encoding NUDIX hydrolase — MSDAPLRGPVVRMVPEGDNRERNVCTDCGFIHYMNPRIVVGAVVQYDEQVLLCRRAIPPRTGFWTMPAGYLETGETAAAGARREAEEEAGAVIAIERPLGIYSLPRISLIQLIFAAQLMDPNIAPGAESLEVRLFSWSEVPWDDLAFPSVRWALEDWRHGRTTGTAAAAFGPFDRVDLTQG; from the coding sequence GTGAGCGACGCACCGCTTCGTGGTCCTGTCGTCCGCATGGTGCCGGAGGGTGACAACCGCGAACGAAACGTCTGTACCGACTGCGGATTCATCCACTATATGAATCCGCGGATCGTGGTGGGAGCGGTCGTTCAATACGACGAGCAGGTGCTGTTGTGCCGACGCGCCATTCCACCCCGTACGGGTTTCTGGACCATGCCGGCGGGCTACTTGGAAACCGGCGAAACCGCGGCGGCGGGCGCCAGGCGGGAGGCCGAGGAGGAAGCCGGAGCGGTCATCGCGATCGAACGGCCGTTGGGCATCTATTCGCTACCCCGCATCTCGCTCATCCAGCTCATCTTTGCCGCTCAGCTCATGGATCCCAATATTGCGCCGGGAGCCGAGAGCCTCGAGGTCCGACTGTTTTCCTGGAGCGAAGTGCCGTGGGACGATCTCGCCTTCCCGTCCGTCCGATGGGCTCTCGAGGACTGGAGACATGGGCGTACCACGGGAACAGCAGCTGCCGCATTCGGCCCGTTTGACCGCGTCGACCTGACCCAGGGTTAG
- a CDS encoding sterol desaturase family protein, with the protein MEFLILYEDQVRLFSFAGVLAVMALLEKLFPRRQRRAPTAKRWGVNLALTAINTVTLRLLFPLLAVEWAAMMTTHEIGLAPILGVPYWAACLVGIALLDLVIYAQHAAFHHVPFLWRFHRVHHADLEVDVTTGVRFHPGEIVLSMLIKFATIALLGVPPAAVVAFEVLLNATSLFHHANLALPQAVDRVLRLVIVTPDVHRVHHSTIRAETDSNFGFSVTWWDRLFGTFRAEPIAGHTGMEIGLAEYRVPAQQGLLWVCALPAYQNPPPAGR; encoded by the coding sequence TTGGAATTTCTGATCCTGTACGAAGATCAGGTGCGCCTCTTTTCCTTCGCCGGCGTACTTGCCGTCATGGCGCTTCTGGAGAAACTGTTTCCGCGGCGGCAGCGCCGTGCACCGACGGCCAAGAGGTGGGGGGTGAACCTGGCGCTGACCGCCATCAACACAGTGACACTCCGCCTGCTCTTTCCGCTGCTCGCGGTCGAGTGGGCAGCCATGATGACCACCCACGAGATCGGCCTCGCACCGATCCTCGGCGTTCCCTACTGGGCCGCGTGCCTGGTCGGCATTGCTCTGCTGGACCTGGTCATCTACGCCCAGCACGCAGCCTTCCACCACGTCCCGTTTCTGTGGCGCTTTCACCGAGTCCATCATGCCGATCTCGAGGTCGATGTGACCACCGGAGTCCGGTTTCATCCCGGTGAAATCGTGTTGTCCATGTTGATCAAGTTCGCCACCATTGCCTTGCTTGGCGTGCCGCCAGCGGCCGTCGTGGCCTTCGAGGTGCTGCTGAACGCCACTTCCCTCTTCCACCATGCGAACCTGGCTCTGCCCCAGGCCGTCGACCGGGTACTCCGACTGGTGATCGTGACCCCCGACGTGCATAGGGTGCACCACTCGACGATCCGGGCCGAAACCGATTCGAATTTCGGGTTCAGCGTCACCTGGTGGGACCGGTTGTTCGGCACGTTCCGCGCCGAACCCATCGCCGGTCACACCGGCATGGAAATCGGGCTTGCGGAGTATCGCGTGCCGGCGCAACAGGGGCTCCTGTGGGTGTGCGCTCTTCCGGCCTATCAGAATCCTCCTCCGGCCGGCCGGTGA
- a CDS encoding NADPH:quinone oxidoreductase family protein — translation MVVSALGGPEVLCLEEGPSPALEPESVRIDVYAAGVNFADSLLLRGRYQVRPRPPFAPGLEIAGVVREIGAGVRARTVGERVLGVMRYGGFADEVVMPEENTYPLPVGMDFTTGAAFPVAYGTAHGALSWKAALAAGETCLVLGAAGGVGLAGVEIAAAMGAQVIAAAGNDEKLAICREHGATAGINYRTDRVRTRLPDLAPGGVDVVLDTVGGDAGDDALRRLAWDGRMVTVGFTAGRIPTFPANRLLLQNAAVHGLYWGEVAAREPQRVGKSFARLGEWYGEGRLRPRVATVLPLDKAAHAIELLLSRAVSGKVVLDCRR, via the coding sequence ATGGTGGTCTCAGCACTGGGCGGCCCCGAGGTCCTGTGCCTCGAGGAGGGGCCAAGTCCGGCGCTCGAGCCGGAGTCCGTCCGGATCGACGTGTACGCGGCTGGAGTCAATTTCGCGGACTCCTTGTTGCTGCGCGGCCGATACCAGGTGCGCCCGCGGCCACCCTTCGCCCCCGGCCTCGAGATCGCTGGCGTTGTGCGGGAGATAGGTGCCGGAGTCCGGGCTCGCACCGTTGGAGAGCGCGTACTCGGCGTCATGCGTTACGGGGGTTTTGCCGACGAGGTGGTGATGCCCGAGGAAAACACGTACCCGCTGCCGGTGGGAATGGATTTCACGACGGGCGCCGCGTTCCCGGTCGCCTACGGAACCGCGCACGGCGCGCTTTCCTGGAAGGCGGCGCTGGCGGCCGGCGAAACGTGCCTGGTGCTCGGGGCGGCCGGCGGTGTGGGGCTGGCGGGCGTGGAAATTGCCGCGGCGATGGGTGCGCAGGTCATCGCGGCCGCCGGCAATGATGAGAAGCTGGCAATCTGCCGCGAACACGGCGCGACGGCAGGCATCAATTACCGGACCGACCGGGTGCGGACACGGTTGCCGGACCTGGCGCCCGGCGGCGTCGATGTGGTGCTGGACACCGTGGGAGGAGATGCCGGCGACGATGCCCTACGGCGACTTGCGTGGGACGGCAGGATGGTGACCGTGGGGTTTACCGCCGGCCGAATTCCGACATTTCCCGCCAACCGATTGCTCCTGCAGAACGCCGCGGTTCACGGTCTCTACTGGGGTGAAGTTGCTGCACGCGAGCCGCAGCGGGTGGGAAAATCGTTCGCGCGCCTCGGCGAGTGGTATGGCGAGGGACGCCTGCGCCCCAGGGTGGCGACCGTGTTGCCCCTCGACAAAGCGGCGCATGCGATCGAACTGCTCTTGTCGCGGGCTGTCAGCGGCAAGGTCGTGCTTGATTGTCGGCGTTGA
- a CDS encoding MATE family efflux transporter: MTSRPLPRDLPMWRLAVPMILSNLTVPLVGMVDTAVVGRISVADIGAVAVGATVFSFLFWTFAFVRMGTTGFAAQAHGAGDFQGLAGAGVRAYAMAVVIGCGMLILSMPIRWLGLLVVGPSEAVAPLADTYIGIRIWSAPATLVNFVAAGWLLGVQRADLVLALQVFINLLNVALDLLLGVVLGWGLVGVAWATVIAELSGSGISIALTARLAAKRGAPFRLAAVRDLQAFRRIASVNTDIFLRTLIAVCTITSFTAVGARMGELVLAANGILMLLQTFVAYGLDGFAHAAEALVGGAVGRRDRRAFRAAVAATSRWAVLVSGCYVAGYALFGNQIVGMISNLPEVRQMASTYLPWSIVLPIVSVWSFQLDGIFIGATRTRAMLVGMAISGATFFVAMAVLVPLYANHGLWAAYLVFMVARAVTLGAAYPALERTLRN, encoded by the coding sequence ATGACGTCGCGGCCGTTGCCGCGGGACCTGCCGATGTGGCGGCTGGCCGTGCCGATGATTCTGTCCAATCTCACGGTGCCATTGGTTGGCATGGTGGACACCGCTGTCGTGGGCCGTATCAGCGTTGCGGACATTGGCGCGGTGGCCGTGGGCGCCACGGTGTTCTCGTTCCTGTTCTGGACATTTGCATTTGTCCGCATGGGAACGACGGGTTTTGCGGCTCAGGCGCACGGGGCCGGCGACTTTCAGGGATTGGCCGGCGCCGGCGTTCGCGCCTACGCGATGGCCGTGGTGATCGGCTGCGGGATGCTGATCCTGTCGATGCCCATCCGCTGGCTCGGGCTGCTGGTCGTTGGGCCTTCGGAGGCAGTCGCCCCGCTGGCCGACACGTACATAGGCATCCGTATCTGGTCGGCTCCCGCGACGTTGGTGAACTTTGTGGCCGCCGGCTGGCTCCTCGGGGTGCAGCGGGCAGACCTCGTCTTGGCCCTCCAGGTATTTATCAATCTGCTCAACGTGGCGCTCGACCTGTTGCTGGGAGTCGTCTTGGGATGGGGGCTGGTCGGCGTCGCATGGGCGACGGTGATCGCTGAGCTGAGCGGCTCCGGGATCAGCATCGCGCTGACCGCCCGCCTTGCGGCCAAGCGAGGGGCTCCGTTTCGACTGGCGGCCGTTCGGGATCTGCAGGCCTTTCGACGGATTGCTTCGGTCAACACTGACATTTTCCTGCGGACACTGATCGCGGTTTGCACGATCACGTCGTTCACGGCCGTGGGCGCCCGCATGGGCGAGCTGGTCTTGGCTGCGAACGGCATCCTGATGCTGCTCCAGACCTTTGTCGCCTACGGGCTCGACGGTTTCGCACATGCCGCCGAAGCTCTGGTGGGCGGCGCCGTCGGACGGCGCGACCGGCGAGCGTTTCGGGCGGCAGTGGCCGCGACCAGCCGATGGGCAGTGTTGGTCTCGGGGTGCTATGTGGCCGGGTACGCGCTGTTCGGAAATCAGATCGTAGGCATGATCTCGAACCTCCCGGAAGTACGCCAAATGGCGAGCACCTATCTGCCTTGGTCAATCGTGCTGCCGATCGTTTCGGTCTGGAGTTTCCAGCTGGACGGCATCTTCATCGGGGCGACCCGAACGCGGGCCATGCTCGTGGGCATGGCAATCAGCGGTGCCACGTTCTTCGTGGCGATGGCAGTTCTTGTGCCGCTGTACGCCAATCACGGGCTTTGGGCCGCTTACCTGGTGTTCATGGTGGCTCGGGCAGTGACGCTTGGCGCAGCGTACCCGGCGCTGGAGCGGACGCTACGCAACTGA
- a CDS encoding helix-turn-helix domain-containing protein, with translation MTDNPHQYMSTREVAALLGLSPRTLDRYRVSGDGPEFHKFGNRVRYLRADVEAWASKRRRRSTSDDGLSQETT, from the coding sequence ATGACGGACAACCCCCACCAGTATATGAGCACGCGCGAGGTGGCGGCTCTACTGGGCCTTTCCCCGCGCACGCTGGACCGTTACCGCGTGAGTGGAGACGGCCCAGAGTTTCACAAGTTTGGCAACCGGGTGCGCTATCTGCGTGCCGACGTCGAAGCGTGGGCCTCCAAGCGACGGCGGCGTTCGACTTCCGACGACGGCCTGTCCCAAGAGACTACGTGA
- a CDS encoding MFS transporter — protein MPQTSPATTRASIAGWCLYDWANSPFAAIILTFVIPAYFASAILSDDAAAQAEWGFMVGTASFVVAVLSPVLGAVADRTGRRKAWIAFCAAVMIVATGLLWWGKPGPESAAWILWWSGVGLVAFELGLVFYNALLPGLGPRDRLGRISGTAWATGYMGGMACLALALFGIVLADPPPLGLDPQQGEHVRITGPLVAIWMGLFCLPLFLWTRDVPAGRMAVPAAIRTGLGKLYRDLSGMLVDPERRVVGRYLVARMVYTDGINTVFAFGGIYAAAVIGMTVSEVVQFAILINITAGIGAFVFGRVDDRLGAKPTILIGLAAIVVLSTCMLFISTQLLFFAVGAVLGIFFGPVQSASRSLMARLVPVGEEAEAFGLYALSGKVTAFVGPWLVGVVTLATDSERWGLATVIPFLIVGALLLLRVPDPSRGASSA, from the coding sequence GTGCCACAGACCTCACCCGCCACCACACGGGCAAGCATCGCTGGCTGGTGCCTGTACGATTGGGCGAATTCGCCGTTCGCCGCGATCATTCTGACGTTCGTCATCCCGGCCTACTTCGCGAGTGCAATCCTCTCCGACGACGCCGCTGCGCAAGCCGAATGGGGCTTCATGGTCGGAACTGCGTCTTTCGTGGTGGCAGTGCTGAGCCCCGTTCTTGGCGCTGTCGCCGATCGGACAGGACGACGGAAAGCCTGGATCGCCTTCTGCGCCGCCGTCATGATCGTTGCGACCGGACTCCTGTGGTGGGGCAAGCCGGGGCCCGAATCGGCAGCCTGGATCCTGTGGTGGTCCGGCGTCGGCTTGGTGGCCTTCGAACTCGGGCTGGTGTTCTACAACGCTCTGCTGCCTGGCCTGGGGCCCCGCGATCGCCTTGGTCGGATCTCGGGTACCGCCTGGGCAACCGGCTACATGGGCGGCATGGCTTGCCTGGCGCTGGCACTTTTCGGAATTGTCCTTGCAGACCCTCCACCGCTCGGCCTCGATCCGCAACAGGGTGAGCACGTCCGCATTACGGGACCACTCGTTGCCATCTGGATGGGACTCTTCTGCTTGCCCCTGTTTCTCTGGACACGAGATGTCCCTGCAGGTCGCATGGCGGTACCGGCGGCCATCCGGACGGGGCTCGGGAAGCTCTACCGAGATCTCTCGGGCATGTTGGTGGATCCGGAACGGCGGGTGGTCGGCCGTTACCTCGTGGCCCGCATGGTCTACACCGACGGAATCAATACCGTGTTCGCCTTCGGCGGCATCTACGCTGCCGCTGTCATCGGGATGACCGTCAGCGAAGTCGTCCAATTTGCGATCCTGATCAACATCACTGCGGGTATCGGCGCCTTTGTGTTCGGTCGGGTGGACGATCGACTGGGCGCGAAACCGACGATTCTGATCGGACTTGCGGCAATCGTCGTCCTCAGTACATGCATGCTGTTCATCAGCACCCAACTCCTGTTCTTTGCCGTCGGGGCGGTTCTGGGGATCTTCTTCGGTCCTGTCCAGTCGGCGAGCCGGTCCCTGATGGCTCGCCTGGTACCGGTCGGAGAAGAAGCCGAGGCCTTTGGTCTGTACGCGCTGTCGGGCAAGGTCACCGCATTCGTGGGGCCTTGGCTGGTCGGTGTCGTCACACTCGCCACGGACAGCGAGCGGTGGGGCTTGGCCACGGTGATACCGTTCCTGATCGTCGGCGCGCTTCTGTTGCTGCGGGTACCGGACCCTTCGCGCGGCGCATCGTCCGCCTAA
- a CDS encoding transcriptional repressor: MSRSQMDLDLRHRLRAAGVRLTRQRLQLARILFSGGNRHVTAEVLRHEAEQAGTPVATGTVYNTLHCFARAGLLREITVDSACNWFDTNTDSHHHFLHQRSGELEDIPEEDICVAGVPEPPAGMRVAGVHVLVRLEEDRSIR, encoded by the coding sequence ATGTCGAGATCGCAGATGGATCTGGACCTGCGACATCGGTTGCGTGCGGCCGGTGTCCGCCTGACGCGACAGCGTCTGCAACTGGCGCGAATATTGTTCTCAGGCGGGAACCGACACGTTACCGCCGAGGTCCTGCGTCACGAAGCCGAGCAGGCCGGAACACCGGTCGCAACCGGCACGGTCTACAACACCCTGCATTGCTTTGCCCGAGCCGGACTGCTGCGCGAAATAACCGTCGATTCAGCATGCAACTGGTTTGATACCAACACCGATTCTCATCATCATTTCCTGCACCAGAGAAGCGGCGAACTCGAGGACATTCCGGAGGAGGACATTTGCGTCGCCGGGGTGCCGGAGCCACCCGCCGGAATGCGGGTGGCTGGAGTCCACGTGCTGGTGCGGCTGGAGGAGGATCGCAGCATCCGTTGA
- a CDS encoding SH3 domain-containing protein yields MSRAAIPLLVGAMLLHLVPTAPIAHAQEVVPTWGSIAASRAHLRAGPGKRFPIEWVFTAPSLPVLITDRHGNWRAVTLPNGDSGWMHHSLLSRRRTAQVEKNTVLRRRPSENSAVLAEVRVGAVVDLLDTCGATWCRVTAGEWKGYIARTALWGPTDPE; encoded by the coding sequence GTGAGCCGCGCGGCCATTCCTCTGCTCGTGGGTGCAATGCTCCTGCATCTTGTCCCCACGGCACCAATCGCTCACGCTCAGGAAGTCGTTCCGACCTGGGGCAGCATCGCCGCCAGCCGCGCACACCTGCGGGCCGGACCCGGTAAGCGTTTCCCGATCGAATGGGTGTTCACCGCGCCAAGCCTGCCGGTCTTGATCACGGATCGACACGGGAACTGGCGTGCGGTCACCCTGCCCAACGGGGATTCCGGCTGGATGCATCACAGCCTGCTGTCACGGCGGCGAACTGCCCAAGTCGAGAAAAATACGGTGCTGCGGCGACGTCCGAGCGAAAACAGCGCAGTGCTTGCCGAGGTCAGGGTCGGCGCCGTCGTCGACCTCCTTGACACCTGTGGAGCCACCTGGTGCCGGGTCACCGCCGGAGAATGGAAGGGCTACATCGCGCGGACCGCCCTGTGGGGACCTACGGATCCCGAGTGA
- a CDS encoding ABC transporter substrate-binding protein gives MATANDSPMAPRLIVRAAFAGIVSGLLLLGMSPASPAQSESILRIVPHADLKNIDPIWTTAYITRNHGYMVYDTLFALDENLEVQPQMVDRWSVSEDGLIWRFVLRAGLRWHDGTPVTAADCVASIQRWSARDGMGQKLADATRELRVVDAETFELELSAPYGLVLESLGKISSNVPFMMPERHALTDPFEQIPDTLGSGPFIFVKDEWIPGARVVYVRNPDYVPRAEPSSFAAGAKRARVDRVEWHYIPDSATAMNALMAGEVDYFELPPHDLLPILEAAAGVVVENLDPLGVQGWLRMNHLHPPFDDPRVREAVLWLIDQEHYMRAAVGNPAYYQTCPAMLACGTPFESTVGSDALVGHDIDKARELIAAAGYDGAAVTILQPTDIAILNSASLVTAQALRDAGFVVDLQAMDWSTLTSRRPIADPPSQGGWNLFHTWALAVDVANPVANIAISGGCRERAWFGWPCDGEIERLRDTFARTSDPDSRKTLAQAIQARAFEVVTHGLYGQWSNPVAYRDSLRGLIKSPVQFFWNIEKVEP, from the coding sequence ATGGCCACGGCGAACGACAGCCCGATGGCGCCACGCCTGATCGTACGGGCCGCTTTCGCTGGCATCGTCTCCGGCCTGCTGCTGCTCGGCATGTCGCCGGCGTCACCCGCACAATCAGAGTCGATCCTGCGGATCGTCCCGCATGCCGACCTGAAGAACATCGATCCGATCTGGACAACCGCGTACATCACGCGCAACCACGGCTACATGGTCTACGACACCCTGTTCGCTCTGGATGAGAACCTCGAAGTCCAGCCGCAGATGGTAGATCGCTGGTCCGTCAGCGAAGACGGCCTGATCTGGCGGTTCGTGCTTCGCGCCGGGCTTCGGTGGCATGACGGTACGCCGGTGACCGCAGCCGACTGCGTCGCGTCGATCCAGCGCTGGAGCGCACGCGACGGCATGGGCCAGAAGCTCGCCGACGCGACGCGGGAGCTTCGGGTTGTCGATGCCGAGACCTTTGAGCTGGAGCTGAGCGCACCGTATGGCCTCGTGCTCGAATCACTTGGCAAGATCAGCTCCAACGTGCCGTTCATGATGCCTGAGCGCCACGCCTTGACGGATCCGTTTGAGCAGATTCCGGACACGCTGGGCTCCGGGCCGTTCATTTTCGTGAAGGACGAATGGATCCCGGGAGCCAGGGTGGTCTATGTCCGTAATCCGGACTACGTGCCCCGCGCCGAGCCTTCGAGCTTCGCAGCGGGCGCCAAGCGCGCCAGGGTCGATCGGGTCGAGTGGCACTACATCCCGGATTCAGCCACGGCAATGAATGCGCTGATGGCGGGTGAGGTCGACTATTTCGAACTGCCGCCGCACGACTTGCTGCCGATCCTGGAGGCGGCGGCGGGGGTTGTCGTCGAGAACCTGGACCCACTTGGGGTCCAGGGCTGGCTGCGGATGAACCATCTGCATCCGCCGTTCGACGACCCGCGCGTTCGTGAAGCCGTCCTGTGGCTCATCGACCAGGAACACTACATGCGCGCGGCGGTCGGAAACCCGGCCTACTACCAAACCTGCCCGGCGATGCTGGCGTGCGGCACGCCCTTCGAGTCGACTGTAGGTAGCGACGCGCTTGTGGGTCACGATATCGACAAGGCTAGGGAGCTGATTGCCGCCGCCGGCTATGACGGTGCGGCGGTGACGATCCTGCAGCCCACCGATATAGCCATTCTCAACAGCGCGTCCCTGGTCACGGCGCAGGCGCTGCGTGATGCCGGCTTCGTGGTCGATCTCCAGGCCATGGACTGGAGTACGTTGACTTCCCGTCGCCCCATCGCCGATCCGCCGTCGCAGGGTGGCTGGAACCTGTTCCATACCTGGGCGCTCGCCGTGGACGTCGCCAACCCGGTCGCCAACATCGCGATTTCCGGAGGCTGCCGCGAACGGGCCTGGTTCGGATGGCCGTGCGACGGGGAGATCGAACGCCTGCGCGACACGTTTGCCCGCACGTCCGACCCCGACAGCCGGAAGACACTGGCCCAGGCGATCCAGGCTCGGGCCTTCGAGGTTGTCACACATGGGCTGTACGGACAGTGGTCAAACCCGGTCGCGTACCGCGATTCGTTGCGCGGGCTCATCAAGTCCCCGGTCCAGTTTTTCTGGAACATCGAGAAAGTGGAGCCTTGA
- a CDS encoding D-aminoacylase — MTTVPKPDLVIRNASIIDGSGAAARSGDIAITGDRVSAIGALAHLSGASELDVGGRAVAPGFIDVHTHDDRAVLSDPNMTCKVSQGVTTVVTGNCGISLAPLAPAAPPPPPSDLIGDRPEHYFADFGDYLSALDRDPPAVNVVAQVGHSTLRIGAMDGLDRAATPSEIARMRGRLEDSLAAGAVGMSTGLFYPPANAAPTEEVVELAAALAPAGAIHSTHMRDETAHVLESLDETFEIGRRAEVPVVISHHKCAGTPNHGRTLESLPKIDAARESQPVALDVYPYVAGSTVLNPHRMMNASRVIVTWSKSVPEAAGRDLSEIAAAWGCTETAAAERLQPAGAIYFIMDEADVQRVLTYPHAMIGSDGLPHDQHPHPRLWGTFPRVLGHYARDVGLFPLEEAVRRMTGLSAAQFGLTDRGVLRAGAYADLVVFDPRTVADCSTWEEPTRPAAGIELVMVNGRAVWQAGAGTGARPGRALRLQELGPKGRDREIPV, encoded by the coding sequence ATGACCACGGTACCGAAACCGGACCTGGTGATCCGCAACGCCAGCATCATCGACGGCTCGGGAGCGGCGGCTCGCTCCGGCGACATCGCGATCACGGGTGACCGGGTGTCGGCAATCGGGGCCCTTGCCCATCTGTCGGGCGCATCGGAACTGGACGTCGGCGGGCGAGCCGTGGCGCCGGGTTTCATCGACGTGCACACGCACGACGACCGTGCGGTCCTGAGCGACCCGAACATGACCTGCAAGGTGAGCCAGGGTGTCACCACCGTCGTCACCGGGAACTGCGGGATCAGTCTGGCGCCCCTCGCGCCCGCCGCCCCCCCACCTCCGCCATCAGACCTGATCGGCGACCGGCCCGAACACTATTTCGCTGACTTCGGCGACTACCTGTCAGCACTGGATCGCGATCCGCCGGCCGTCAACGTCGTTGCCCAGGTCGGCCACTCGACGCTGCGGATTGGCGCGATGGACGGGCTCGATCGCGCGGCCACTCCAAGCGAGATCGCACGGATGCGGGGGCGGCTGGAGGACTCGCTGGCGGCCGGCGCCGTCGGCATGAGCACAGGGCTGTTCTATCCACCGGCAAACGCGGCGCCAACGGAAGAGGTCGTGGAGCTCGCAGCGGCGCTGGCTCCGGCGGGGGCCATCCATTCCACGCACATGCGGGACGAAACCGCCCACGTTCTCGAATCGCTCGATGAGACCTTTGAAATCGGTCGGCGAGCAGAAGTCCCGGTGGTAATTTCCCACCACAAGTGCGCCGGTACACCCAACCATGGGCGGACGCTCGAAAGCCTTCCCAAAATCGACGCGGCCCGGGAATCGCAGCCGGTTGCCCTCGATGTCTACCCGTACGTGGCGGGCTCGACCGTGCTGAACCCGCACCGAATGATGAACGCCAGCCGGGTGATCGTGACCTGGTCGAAGTCGGTCCCGGAGGCAGCCGGGCGCGACCTGTCGGAGATTGCCGCCGCCTGGGGGTGCACCGAGACCGCCGCTGCCGAGAGGCTTCAGCCAGCCGGCGCAATCTACTTCATCATGGACGAGGCGGACGTCCAGCGCGTGCTGACCTACCCGCACGCCATGATCGGGTCAGACGGATTGCCGCACGACCAGCATCCGCATCCGCGCCTGTGGGGCACGTTTCCTCGTGTGCTTGGCCACTACGCGCGTGACGTGGGCCTCTTCCCCCTGGAAGAGGCCGTGCGCCGCATGACGGGCCTGTCCGCCGCCCAGTTCGGTCTGACCGACCGCGGGGTCCTGCGGGCGGGAGCGTATGCCGACCTCGTCGTGTTCGACCCGCGAACCGTGGCCGACTGCTCCACGTGGGAGGAACCCACCCGGCCCGCTGCCGGCATCGAGCTGGTCATGGTGAACGGCCGGGCGGTCTGGCAGGCGGGCGCCGGCACCGGGGCGCGGCCCGGTCGGGCGCTTCGGCTTCAGGAACTGGGCCCCAAGGGACGCGACCGGGAGATACCGGTCTAG
- a CDS encoding peptidyl-alpha-hydroxyglycine alpha-amidating lyase family protein — MAIGPHKLEYEVLEGWEQLPENWSFVEVAGVAVDSRDRVYVFNRGAHPVIVFDKEGKFLNAWGEGVFSSAHGIFIDHNDHVWCADNFDHTVRKFTTDGALLMTLGEVNRPADTGFVLGETPVQHAGGPFNMVTNVAVTRSGDLFIADGYGNARVHHFTGDGDLVASWGGPGSAEGQFNLPHGIAVDRSGRVFVADRENSRIQIFSPTGDYLDSWNWVNRPDDLFLDEQENLYIAELGWAMPVPTQPHFPFMQHPPTGHSPIARVTVCDLDGNIQAQLGGPDALLPGNFIVPHGIWADSRGDMYVGEVVKASGAIEHFAPLTCHAFQKFVRAG; from the coding sequence ATGGCCATTGGCCCACACAAACTCGAATACGAGGTGCTTGAAGGCTGGGAACAGCTGCCTGAAAACTGGTCCTTTGTCGAGGTCGCTGGCGTCGCCGTCGACTCGCGGGACCGTGTGTACGTATTCAACCGCGGCGCGCATCCGGTCATCGTCTTCGACAAGGAAGGCAAGTTCCTGAACGCCTGGGGAGAGGGCGTGTTCTCGAGCGCCCACGGGATCTTCATCGACCACAATGATCACGTCTGGTGCGCCGACAACTTCGACCACACGGTGCGAAAGTTCACTACGGACGGAGCGCTGCTGATGACGCTGGGCGAGGTGAACCGGCCCGCGGACACCGGGTTTGTGCTCGGCGAAACGCCGGTCCAGCACGCCGGCGGCCCCTTTAACATGGTGACCAACGTGGCGGTCACGCGCTCGGGCGACCTATTCATCGCCGACGGTTACGGCAACGCGCGAGTACATCACTTTACCGGCGACGGTGATCTCGTGGCATCCTGGGGCGGGCCCGGCAGCGCCGAAGGCCAATTCAACCTCCCGCACGGAATCGCAGTAGACCGGTCAGGACGTGTGTTTGTTGCCGATCGCGAAAACTCACGAATCCAGATCTTTTCTCCGACCGGCGACTACCTGGACAGCTGGAACTGGGTGAACCGGCCCGACGACCTGTTTCTGGATGAACAGGAAAACCTTTACATCGCCGAACTGGGCTGGGCCATGCCAGTGCCCACCCAACCCCACTTCCCCTTCATGCAGCATCCACCGACCGGCCATTCGCCAATCGCGAGGGTTACGGTCTGCGATCTTGACGGCAACATTCAGGCCCAGCTCGGCGGCCCGGACGCGCTACTGCCCGGCAACTTCATCGTCCCGCACGGTATCTGGGCCGATTCACGCGGGGACATGTACGTCGGCGAGGTCGTCAAGGCATCCGGGGCGATCGAGCACTTCGCACCGCTCACCTGCCATGCATTCCAGAAATTTGTCCGGGCTGGCTAG